A segment of the Camelus bactrianus isolate YW-2024 breed Bactrian camel chromosome 22, ASM4877302v1, whole genome shotgun sequence genome:
ATGTCCGCAGCTTGCGGCAGGAGAAGAGCTCATCGGGCAGGAACTCCAGGGCATTGTAGGAGAGAGCCAGGTGCTGCAGGTTCTGGAGGAGGCCCAGCTCGGCTGGCAGGGAGCGCAGCCCATTGTGGGAGACGTCCAGCAGGCGGAGGCCGGAGCACATGCCCAGCTGCGGGGGCAGGGTCTCCAGCTTGTTGTGGTTGAGATAGAGCTGTTCGAGGCCCCGGAGCTTCCTCACGTGCTCGGGAACGTAGGCAATCTGGTTGTGCCACAGCCGGAGCGTGACCAGCTTGCGGCAGTGCTGGAAACTGAGAATCTCCTCGATGGACCGCAGGTGGTTGTCCTTGAGGTCGAGTTCCTGCAGTGCGCCCAGACTGAAGACGGCGTGGGGGATGCGCTCCAGCCCGCAGGCCACCAGCTCCAGCTCCCGAAGCACCGCCAGCTTCTTGAGGCTGTTCAGTGCCAGCAGGCGGGCCCCATCATTGTGCAGGCTGAGCCGTTGCAGGTGCCCAGCCACGTCGGTCACGCTGGCTGGCACCTTACCGGCGTTGCTCCGCAGAGACAGCACCTTCAGCTGCTTCAGCTCCCGGAGGCTCTCGAGGGTCGCCGCCCGGGCCAGCTCCGGGGGGAAGAGCCCCTCCAAATGCAACTCGTCCAGGCCCCGCAGTCCGAACACCCAGAGGGGCACCTCGCGGAGCTCCTCGCACTTGACCCGGATGACTTTCAGGCGGTCCCGCAGGAAAACCTGGGAGGAGAAGGGCAGCCTGGCAGGTGAGTGGAGCAGGCTGAGCTCCTGCAGGTGCACCAGCTGCAAGAGGCCCGGGGGGAAGGTGATGTCACAGATGGCCTCCAGCCGCAGTGCCTCCAGCTCGCTGAGCTCGAAGACCGTGTCAGGCAGTCCTGGGAGCATGCAGAGGGCCAGCTCCAGCCGGCCCCGGGCGTTGCGCTGCAGTTTCTGCCGCAGTTTCTCAGCTGTCCACTCGTGGTTGAGGTTGAGCTGTTTCAGGCGGCTTTCGCTGACCTCAGAGAGGAAGACAGCAAAGCGCTTCGAGTAAAGCGAGTCGTACTGGTCAATGAGGTGCAGCATGAAAGCAAAGTCGTTCTTCACGTCGGGGATGTCCCCCATGCCCGTCTCCTCCCGCACAGACCGGAAGGAATACTCCTTGAGGGGCCGGTGGAAAAGCCAGTAGAGCGTGTAGAGGCAGGTGATGCCATAGACGCACACGAAGGAGATGTAGCAGAAAGCCAGCTTGGAGAAGAGGTGGGCTTTGGTGTGGTTACAGCAGAAGCTGGCGTAGCCCGTGACCTCTGAGGTCTCCACCCTGCAGGCCACCAGGAAGCTGATCTTCTCCACGTAGACAAGGTTGTAGACCAGGATGGCAAAGAACTTGCAGACCTTGAGCACCATCTGCCGGATGTACATGGTGTACAAGATGTCCCCCTCTTCCACATGCACGCGGAATTTCTTGACCTTCTCGAACAGGGCTTTGGCCTGCTCACCCTCCTTCTTGTCCAGCAGGGTGACAGCTGGTGGCTCAGTCACCACCTTCTCGGGCTCCACCAGCACCTTCTCCTTCTCGCCCTCACCAGCCTTCCCCGGCCCGGCTGCAGCTGCCACGGTTACCATTGCCCGCCCAGCGGTGGGGCCCTTGTGGTTCTCCCCAGAGACCTCAGACAGGGCCCGCGTGGTCCACGGTGAGTCAAAACACTTGCCCAGGATGGAGATGAAGTGCTCAATCTTGGAGCTGGTGCCAGGGAATTTGAACCAGAAGCTGGTGCAGACCATGAAGATGAGTGTGTGGATGACGACCAGGTAGGGGAAGTACTTGGCGTACCAGTGGAGGGCCGTCTCATAGCAGAGCTGGTTAATGAAGCTGTACTGCTGCAGGTCCAGGTTGTTCTTGAGGCCGCTCACCTCCCGGAGGTCCCCCATCTGCTCCGAGACCCCCCGAGGCAGCAGTTGCTGGCATGGGGCCTCCGATAAGTTCTCCCGGGGTTCGTGACTGGGCAGACAGATGATCTTGTCCTGAGTCacctggggatgggggagaggccAAAAGAAGGTGAAGAGGCTGGGTGGCCCAGGAAGTTGCagcagggtggaggggaggaagcaggCTGAAGGCAGAAGTGGCCCCGATCAATCCCCAACTGTCCCCAGCTGGCTGTGACTTTGGAGGAGTCAATAAAGCTCTTAGCATCAGACTTTATCTGAAAAAAAGAGCCAGGTTAACTGTGTCCCTGGAAaagatgttgaagtcctaacccccaataccTGTGAATGTGGCCTTGTTTGGAAATAGCCTTTGCAgagcagatgtaatcaagttaaggtgAGGTCGTTGGGGTGGGACCTAACCCAATAGGACTTTGTCCTTATGAAAGgtagaaatttggacacagagacagagacgcacggacacacacacagagggaaaaagCTCTGAAGATACAATGAGAATGTCCTTTATAAACCAAGGAATACCAGAGGCCACCAGAATCTAGAAGAGAGGCATGGAGCACATTCGCCTGCCTCTCCTGTCAACACTTAGAGTTCAGACATCCAGTCTGTACAACTGTGAGACCATAACGGGGAAGACTTCCGGAACCCAAGCCCCGCCCCCTAgagaccccgccccgccccgccccttaCCTGGAGGGTGCAGCCGAAGACCCCGATCATGAGCATAGCCACCGTGAGGTACTCGGCCAGCACGTCCCACCAGGGTTTGAGCACCTTGAAGGCGGGCTGCTGCTCCGTGAACTGCTTGAACTCTGCCACGGGAATCATCCTGTCTACGGGAGCGCCTGTGGGAGAGCAGGAAGCAGCGAGAGAGACCCTCAGAAGGGCGCGCCTGGTGCTGGGTCCCCAGAAGAGCCAGACACAGTCCTCTGCTCCCAGTCCGTGCTCCACCCTGCCCAAATCTGGCAGAACCCACAAGCTGCGTGCTCccgtcccctccccgccccccaccagaCCTCCGGGAGGCCAGCGACTGCGGGCCTCACCCCCTCTGCTTCCTGGGACCCCTGCTTGCCCTCTCAGAGCTCAGGAGGGGCAGTCCACGGGGCCCCTGCCCCACAGCTTGCCCGTGTGGCCTTCGCCCGGAACCCAGGCATCTCCTCCCACTCTTGACGCCAATCCCGAAACACTGGCTCTGCTTCTCTGACTCCAGACACCCGGTAGTCAGGCGGCCAGCCCAGGCTCTCTCCACCACAGGCCCAGAGAGAGTCCAGAGGCTAAGGACTTCCGGGGCGTGGGGCCCCCCCACCGCCTTCAGGGGCGCTCTGGGCACCACCTCCAACCTCCAACCGGAAAAGCCGGCTGGAGCCTGGCTCTGGTTACgggccccaggggcagggagtGGAGAAGCTGAAGGCCGGTCAGCCCTCGGGGGTGGTGACAGTGACTGGGACACCTGGATTTCTAGAGGGGCTAGTGTCTAGAATCTGAGGCAGAAAACCGAGACCTGGGCTCTgagaggcagggcaggagagTGCTAGGATGGGCCGAGGGGCAGAGGAGCAGGAAGTGGAAAACTCTCAGGGGAAAAGCCAGGGTGACACCTAGGACTGGGACAGGGCTGGGCTGCCAGGCTCCTGGGCGGCCGGcccactctgtctgtccctgggTTTCATTTTAGACCAAGGTATCATTATTCCAGATACAGACAGCCAGGCACAAGTCACATAGGGGCGTGGGCCATGTGCTGGGACGTCATCCTCccaggcaggcaggtggggagcctcattctctctccctgagactggagggggaaggagaaggaggcagcGAGGCCCCCACTGCCTCCGAGGAGGCTCCTAGGCCGGTCCGTCCCTCCCAGCATCCATGCTCTCCAATATGCAGTTTTCTCACACAGCCTGCTGTCCTCATCCTGACAGCCTGTCACTGGGCACGCACTGGCCAAGGAAGGGAGGTATCTGGGCCACCAGCGGGTCCTCCAGCCTCCCACCCATCTCCTGGGGGGAACCTGGCCCATGTCCCACACCTCAGCCAATTGCTCTGAAACCTCTATGCCTCTCTTTTGGTCCCCATAACCCTTGAAGGCCTTAGGGGCTACTCCTGAGTGAGGacaaggtgggggtgggcaggaatATAGGATGTAGGCCCCACCCACCAGGATGAGAGCAGACAGTCCACCACACCCCTTAATCCCATCAGAGGCTCCCACCTCTGTCCCAGGGATGGCGTGCAAGGGACAGGgacacacctgcacacaccctGTGTCCCTGGGGCCCCGACTCAAGCCCTGACTCATCCATCACCAGGCTCACGCAAGGGGGTACACAGAAGAGCACAGGACTCCTCACCCAGTGGCCCATCCCTCACGCTGTTTCTTGTCCTGTCCTAAACAAGGGGGTAGGAGAGTATAActcagtgttagagtgcatgcttagtatgcatgagatcctaggttcagtccccagtacctccattaaaaaaaagaaattgtcctAACCAACAAGGAGAGTAAAGATGCCCAGTGCATCACAGTCTTAGGCACCGAGGAATCTGGAAGAAATACACCCAGGGCAGCTCAGCAGCCCTCAGGGGCCAAATTGCAGCCACCAAAACGGACACATGGGGGCGTTCTAGAGCATGCATATCAGTGTCTGTCTGTGTATGAAGTGCAAGGACACACTGAGCTGAGGGGAGACCCAGGATCAAGGAGCCAGCCATATGCCCCCTTCCAGTGCTGGCTACCTGTCCCTTCAAGGGATGCTGCTCCACTGCTCAACTGCAGAATGGTAACTCTGGGGCTGTGGCAGACTTGCCAGACAGATGGGCAGGGACCAACTTCTTCAGACCcccgtgtccctgccacccatcAGGACCCATCTCGAAATGGAGGAAGGTCTGCCACTGACCATCCTGGGTCCACAATTAAAGACAAGAAAGCAGAGACACCCAGGGTCCCCAGCGGATGGCCTAGAGTCTCCCTTGGAACAAGGTGTATACACAAGAGCATCAGAGGCAGACATGGGGTTATCATTATCTGTCTCCGTGACTCAGTCTCGGTCATCCCAAACCTACCATTAAGCTTCCGCAGACACAGGCTGACCCCCCTTTGTCTAaacagggctggtgggagggctCAGGGAGAAGGGTTCATGGGGGCATGGAGACAGAGAACTTAACTTACGGCCACTAGACCCTCAGTGCCTCATTTTATCCCTGGGATGTAGGGACACTCTTTCTCCAGACTTGGGGTAGTAAAATAACCTATTGAAGATATCACAGCTACAAGTGACATCTGAGGTGGGACCCCCAAGTCCCCTCTGTCTGACTGCCTGTGCTGCTCCATGCTGAGTGAGGACGTCTGGCTGAGATGAAGCATCTTTTGCCAAAAGAACCTCATAAAGGGGTTCCTTCCAGCAGACAAGAGATGGTGTGGGGGATGGCTGCTCTGCACACCAGGCTGGGGTGTCTTTGTTGGACTGAGACCGGGTACAGGCCCCTGCTCAGCCTTAGCTCCACCCACCCATGCCTCCACTTGCTGCTTCTCTCTCAGGCCCTCCCCCAGTCCCCAGCTAGCCTCCAGACACacaggtggtggcggtggtgggtGCTCCTGGTCtagccgccccctccccgccccgtcCCCACCCACAGGCCATGCTAAGGGACAAAGAAGAAACAGTGACATTTGTCAGCCCTGCAACTGTCCTTGGAGGGCACAAGGTCCAACTTTTGACTTTTACACAAGGGAGAAAGTGTGGCCTGGGTTGGGGATGGTGGCCCAGTAGTCACAGATCCTGTTCTGGGACCCAGGCCTGGGGACTTATAACCTAGTAGTTTTCCAAGTTGCCCTGCCAGGGCTTAGGGGTCCGGAGTCAGACCGGGGAGTCAAGTCTCAGAAGGGACAGCCTGGTGAGGCCCCCACGTGGTAGGAGCCTGCAGAGTTGAAGGGCTCACAGGGATGAGTTAGCAGCAGCggaggagagggaaaaaacatGGTGAAGACTCCCAGAGTGGACCCCAACCTGTTGATCTTCACTCCGTCCTTGGCCAGGCCTGCTGGGCTCCCTGGACAGGCGCCCTGGGGCTGGCCAGAGCCGGGCCTCTCTCTGCCCGTGTCCCCActtccacccctccaccccacccttccCCGGCTCCTTGTGTGCCCTGGAGGCAGGCGTTGGGCTCAGGTCACAGTGCCAGCCGCACCTGGGGCCGACCTCCCGTGGTTCAGATCCTCACCCCACAAGCCCAGTCCCCAGGGGCGGAGAGTCACCCACTCACCGCACAGGCCGGATGCTGGTTCCAACTGTTGTGTCCCTGGGACCCGCGCGGCCCGGACTCCCGCAGAGTTCCCGGGCCAGGCTGGGTGAGTCAGGGCGGGCGGGCGGGAGGAACAGGAGGCGGGAGCCGTCCCGCCCCGCCCACCGGGCGTCTCGGCCCCGCCTCCCTTCGGGCGCTCCCAGGTCGCCCCCGACTCCTGGCACTGCGGGATCGTGGCGGGGAGGACGATCCTCATCCTGATGTACCCGACGTGGGCAAGGGGCTGGTCAGAGGAGCCGAGGGCCTTAGAACTCTGGGCTCTGCTGCAGTGGGGCGgacctggtgtggggagaggtgtGGAAACTGAGGGGGGCTGGAGGCGCTGGGCTCCCAAAATCAACCTGTGGGCACCCTTCTGGGAGCCAGGCTGTATCGATCCTGTCAAGAACGCGTGAaagtcctcctcctcccttcaccTCCAGGTGCAGAGCCACCTGGCCTCAAGGCTCAATCAAGGAACCAGTGACCAGGGCCCAGGGGAAGCTGGGCAGAGTAGGGGCTGACCCTGCCCAGCCTTGAGGCCAGCCCTCcaatgggggaggagagggagcaagCTGCTCCCAGGTCCTGGTCGAGGGTGGGCTCAGAGGTCAGAGGGCTTGGTGAGCTGGGGCTAGAGTCCAGTCTGGGAGGCCGGCTTCTCAAAGGGagactgcctccccacccccacgatttcctccccaccctcagaggcCTGGGCTGGGTCTTAGACAAGCCGTTTTTGACCTTGATCTGCTCTGCCTGCAAAACTCAGGGGAGAGGGGACATGGACCAGGTCGGGTGAGTGAGACCCCCTCTCCCAGGGGGAAAAGAAACCCAGGAGTTCACCAGATCAGAGGCAGTCTGAACCTTGAGGGCTGGAACCCCCTGAACTTAGGCTCCTCTGTGAAACCCTGCAATGAGCATGGCCCTTGGAGAAATCCCTGTGGGTTCGACCACAGGCAGCCCAAAGATAAACCTTCATTGTGTGGACAAGATAAGCAGAACCACCTTCTCTCTCAAAGCGTCTGCTCTAGTTGGGAGTGTGTGCGCGTCCTCAGGAGACAGATGGTAAGAATGCaaacaaatgaaggaacaagataatgTCAGTTTGTGTCAAATGTGACAGTATATAACAAAGTGAGGTGAAATGAAGTGGTAGTAAGGCCCAGGACTTTTTTAGACAaatagtttctttctctttttctagccTTGGGAGAAACTCCTTGAGGTCCATACCCTGGGGTTTTGTTTCCAGCTTTATGCTGGGCTGAGTGTCCTGTTACACACCACTTTGTCCACTTGTGCAAGTCTCTGAGGCCACGGGAATCGAAGCCCCATGAGCCC
Coding sequences within it:
- the LRRC8E gene encoding volume-regulated anion channel subunit LRRC8E; protein product: MIPVAEFKQFTEQQPAFKVLKPWWDVLAEYLTVAMLMIGVFGCTLQVTQDKIICLPSHEPRENLSEAPCQQLLPRGVSEQMGDLREVSGLKNNLDLQQYSFINQLCYETALHWYAKYFPYLVVIHTLIFMVCTSFWFKFPGTSSKIEHFISILGKCFDSPWTTRALSEVSGENHKGPTAGRAMVTVAAAAGPGKAGEGEKEKVLVEPEKVVTEPPAVTLLDKKEGEQAKALFEKVKKFRVHVEEGDILYTMYIRQMVLKVCKFFAILVYNLVYVEKISFLVACRVETSEVTGYASFCCNHTKAHLFSKLAFCYISFVCVYGITCLYTLYWLFHRPLKEYSFRSVREETGMGDIPDVKNDFAFMLHLIDQYDSLYSKRFAVFLSEVSESRLKQLNLNHEWTAEKLRQKLQRNARGRLELALCMLPGLPDTVFELSELEALRLEAICDITFPPGLLQLVHLQELSLLHSPARLPFSSQVFLRDRLKVIRVKCEELREVPLWVFGLRGLDELHLEGLFPPELARAATLESLRELKQLKVLSLRSNAGKVPASVTDVAGHLQRLSLHNDGARLLALNSLKKLAVLRELELVACGLERIPHAVFSLGALQELDLKDNHLRSIEEILSFQHCRKLVTLRLWHNQIAYVPEHVRKLRGLEQLYLNHNKLETLPPQLGMCSGLRLLDVSHNGLRSLPAELGLLQNLQHLALSYNALEFLPDELFSCRKLRTLLLGYNHLRQLSPQVGALRALSRLELKGNRLEALPEELGHCGGLKKAGILVEDTLYEGLPAEVRDRMEVE